Proteins encoded together in one Falco peregrinus isolate bFalPer1 chromosome 2, bFalPer1.pri, whole genome shotgun sequence window:
- the NDNF gene encoding protein NDNF isoform X2 has translation MLLLRCPLLLLLLPLSSRPQKLPTRDEELFQMQIRDKAFFHDSSVIPDGAEISSYLFRDTPKRYFFVVEEDNTPLAVTVTPCDAPLEWKLSVQELPEEASGEGSGEPEPLEQQKQQITNEEGTELFSYKGNDVEYFVSSSSPSGLYQLDLLSTEKDTHFKVYATTTPESDQPYPELPYDPRIDVTSLGRTTVTLAWKPSPTASLLKQPIQYCIVINKEHNFKSLCAVEAKLSSDDAFMMAPKPGLDFSPFDFAHFGFPSDNNSGKERGFLKSSSKFGRHTSSKPRVDLHKVCIGNKNIFTVSDLKPDTQYYFDMFAVNTNTNMSTAYIGTFARTKEEAKQKTVELKDGKVTDVFIKRKGAKFLRFAPVSSHQKVTFSIHSCLDAVQIQVRRDGKLLLSQNVEGVRQFQLRGKAKAKYLIRLKGSKKGASVLKILATTRPNKQSFPSLPEDTRIKAFDKLRTCSSVTVAWLGTQERNKFCIYKREVDDHYNEEQKKREQNQCLGPDTRKKSEKVLCKYFHSQNIQKAVTTETIRGLQPGKSYLLDVYVIGHGGHSVKYQSKLVKTRKFC, from the exons ATGCTCCTGCTGCGCtgcccgctgctgctgctgctgctgccgctcaGCTCCAGACCCCAGAAGTTACCTACCAGAGATGAGGAGCTCTTCCAAATGCAGATCCGGGACAAAGCGTTTTTTCATGATTCGTCAGTCATCCCAGATGGAGCTGAAATTAGCAGCTACCTCTTCCGAGACACCCCTAAAAG GTATTTCTTTGTGGTTGAAGAGGACAACACTCCCTTAGCAGTGACAGTGACCCCATGCGATGCCCCTCTGGAATGGAAGCTGAGTGTGCAGGAGCTCCCAGAGGAAGCCAGTGGAGAAGGTTCAG GTGAACCAGAACCTCTTgagcaacagaaacagcagattACTAATGAGGAAGGCACAGAACTGTTCTCTTACAAAGGCAATGATGTTGAGTACTTTGTGTCCTCTAGTTCCCCATCTGGTTTGTACCAACTAGATCTGCTGTCGACAGAGAAAGatacacattttaaagtgtATGCAACCACTACTCCAGAGTCAGACCAACCTTATCCTGAATTACCTTACGATCCCAGAATTGATGTCACTTCTCTGGGACGTACAACCGTGACGCTGGCGTGGAAGCCAAGTCCCACTGCCTCCTTACTGAAACAGCCGATTCAGTATTGCATAGTCATCAATAAGGAGCACAATTTCAAAAGCCTCTGTGCTGTTGAAGCCAAGCTCAGTTCTGATGATGCCTTCATGATGGCTCCAAAACCAGGTCTGGATTTCAGTCCATTTGACTTTGCCCATTTTGGCTTCCCCTCAGACAACAACTCTGGCAAAGAACGCGGTTTCCTAAAATCATCGTCAAAGTTTGGGCGCCATACATCCTCAAAGCCGAGAGTTGACCTGCACAAAGTTTGTATCGGGAACAAGAACATCTTCACAGTGTCTGACCTGAAGCCCGACACACAGTACTACTTTGACATGTTCGCAGTGAATACCAACACTAACATGAGCACCGCGTACATTGGCACCTTTGCCAGAACGAAGGAGGAGgctaaacagaaaacagtcGAACTGAAGGACGGCAAGGTTACAGATGTATTCATCAAGAGAAAGGGAGCCAAATTTCTACGGTTTGCTCCTGTTTCATCTCATCAAAAAGTCACCTTCTCCATTCATTCATGCCTGGATGCTGTTCAGATCCAAGTTAGAAGAGATGGAAAACTTCTCTTGTCTCAAAACGTGGAGGGTGTGCGGCAGTTCCAGCTTcgaggaaaagcaaaagctaaatATCTCATTAGGTTGAAAGGGAGCAAAAAAGGTGCTTCTGTGCTGAAGATCCTGGCTACAACAAGGCCTAACAAACAATCATTTCCATCTCTTCCTGAAGATACACGAATCAAAGCCTTTGACAAACTCCGCACATGTTCTTCGGTCACGGTGGCGTGGCTGGGCACACAGGAGAGAAATAAATTCTGCATCTACAAAAGGGAAGTGGATGACCATTACaatgaagagcagaagaaaagagagcagAACCAGTGCTTGGGTCCAGATACGAGGAAGAAATCGGAAAAGGTTCTCTGTAAATACTTCCACAGCCAGAACATCCAGAAAGCAGTGACCACAGAGACAATCCGAGGCCTGCAGCCTGGCAAGTCCTACCTGCTGGATGTTTACGTGATAGGGCATGGTGGGCACTCTGTGAAATATCAGAGCAAATTGGTGAAAACGAGGAAGTTCTGTTAG
- the NDNF gene encoding protein NDNF isoform X1, translating into MLCAHTRMLLLRCPLLLLLLPLSSRPQKLPTRDEELFQMQIRDKAFFHDSSVIPDGAEISSYLFRDTPKRYFFVVEEDNTPLAVTVTPCDAPLEWKLSVQELPEEASGEGSGEPEPLEQQKQQITNEEGTELFSYKGNDVEYFVSSSSPSGLYQLDLLSTEKDTHFKVYATTTPESDQPYPELPYDPRIDVTSLGRTTVTLAWKPSPTASLLKQPIQYCIVINKEHNFKSLCAVEAKLSSDDAFMMAPKPGLDFSPFDFAHFGFPSDNNSGKERGFLKSSSKFGRHTSSKPRVDLHKVCIGNKNIFTVSDLKPDTQYYFDMFAVNTNTNMSTAYIGTFARTKEEAKQKTVELKDGKVTDVFIKRKGAKFLRFAPVSSHQKVTFSIHSCLDAVQIQVRRDGKLLLSQNVEGVRQFQLRGKAKAKYLIRLKGSKKGASVLKILATTRPNKQSFPSLPEDTRIKAFDKLRTCSSVTVAWLGTQERNKFCIYKREVDDHYNEEQKKREQNQCLGPDTRKKSEKVLCKYFHSQNIQKAVTTETIRGLQPGKSYLLDVYVIGHGGHSVKYQSKLVKTRKFC; encoded by the exons GATGCTCCTGCTGCGCtgcccgctgctgctgctgctgctgccgctcaGCTCCAGACCCCAGAAGTTACCTACCAGAGATGAGGAGCTCTTCCAAATGCAGATCCGGGACAAAGCGTTTTTTCATGATTCGTCAGTCATCCCAGATGGAGCTGAAATTAGCAGCTACCTCTTCCGAGACACCCCTAAAAG GTATTTCTTTGTGGTTGAAGAGGACAACACTCCCTTAGCAGTGACAGTGACCCCATGCGATGCCCCTCTGGAATGGAAGCTGAGTGTGCAGGAGCTCCCAGAGGAAGCCAGTGGAGAAGGTTCAG GTGAACCAGAACCTCTTgagcaacagaaacagcagattACTAATGAGGAAGGCACAGAACTGTTCTCTTACAAAGGCAATGATGTTGAGTACTTTGTGTCCTCTAGTTCCCCATCTGGTTTGTACCAACTAGATCTGCTGTCGACAGAGAAAGatacacattttaaagtgtATGCAACCACTACTCCAGAGTCAGACCAACCTTATCCTGAATTACCTTACGATCCCAGAATTGATGTCACTTCTCTGGGACGTACAACCGTGACGCTGGCGTGGAAGCCAAGTCCCACTGCCTCCTTACTGAAACAGCCGATTCAGTATTGCATAGTCATCAATAAGGAGCACAATTTCAAAAGCCTCTGTGCTGTTGAAGCCAAGCTCAGTTCTGATGATGCCTTCATGATGGCTCCAAAACCAGGTCTGGATTTCAGTCCATTTGACTTTGCCCATTTTGGCTTCCCCTCAGACAACAACTCTGGCAAAGAACGCGGTTTCCTAAAATCATCGTCAAAGTTTGGGCGCCATACATCCTCAAAGCCGAGAGTTGACCTGCACAAAGTTTGTATCGGGAACAAGAACATCTTCACAGTGTCTGACCTGAAGCCCGACACACAGTACTACTTTGACATGTTCGCAGTGAATACCAACACTAACATGAGCACCGCGTACATTGGCACCTTTGCCAGAACGAAGGAGGAGgctaaacagaaaacagtcGAACTGAAGGACGGCAAGGTTACAGATGTATTCATCAAGAGAAAGGGAGCCAAATTTCTACGGTTTGCTCCTGTTTCATCTCATCAAAAAGTCACCTTCTCCATTCATTCATGCCTGGATGCTGTTCAGATCCAAGTTAGAAGAGATGGAAAACTTCTCTTGTCTCAAAACGTGGAGGGTGTGCGGCAGTTCCAGCTTcgaggaaaagcaaaagctaaatATCTCATTAGGTTGAAAGGGAGCAAAAAAGGTGCTTCTGTGCTGAAGATCCTGGCTACAACAAGGCCTAACAAACAATCATTTCCATCTCTTCCTGAAGATACACGAATCAAAGCCTTTGACAAACTCCGCACATGTTCTTCGGTCACGGTGGCGTGGCTGGGCACACAGGAGAGAAATAAATTCTGCATCTACAAAAGGGAAGTGGATGACCATTACaatgaagagcagaagaaaagagagcagAACCAGTGCTTGGGTCCAGATACGAGGAAGAAATCGGAAAAGGTTCTCTGTAAATACTTCCACAGCCAGAACATCCAGAAAGCAGTGACCACAGAGACAATCCGAGGCCTGCAGCCTGGCAAGTCCTACCTGCTGGATGTTTACGTGATAGGGCATGGTGGGCACTCTGTGAAATATCAGAGCAAATTGGTGAAAACGAGGAAGTTCTGTTAG